Proteins from a single region of Thermotoga maritima MSB8:
- the recA gene encoding recombinase RecA codes for MPEEKQKKSVLEKALKRIEENFGKGSIMILGDETQVQPVEVIPTGSLAIDIATGVGGYPRGRIVEIFGQESSGKTTLALHAIAEAQKMGGVAAFIDAEHALDPVYAKNLGVDLKSLLISQPDHGEQALEIVDELVRSGVVDLIVVDSVAALVPRAEIEGAMGDMQVGLQARLMSQALRKIAGSVNKSKAVVIFTNQIRMKIGVMFGSPETTTGGLALKFYATMRMEVRRGEPIKEGKDVIGNVISVKIVKNKVAPPFKTAQTYIIYGKGIDREYELFNIAVNEGIVDRKGSWYYYTTLKGEEVSLGQGSSNAVQFLKDNPEIAGEIERRIREKYGLLSVEKEEQRKEKKSSGEEAS; via the coding sequence ATGCCTGAGGAAAAACAGAAAAAGAGTGTCCTGGAGAAAGCGTTGAAGAGAATAGAAGAAAACTTTGGAAAGGGTTCCATAATGATCCTGGGTGATGAAACCCAGGTTCAGCCTGTAGAGGTGATACCAACAGGGTCCCTCGCCATCGATATCGCAACGGGTGTTGGAGGATATCCAAGAGGAAGGATCGTGGAAATCTTTGGTCAGGAATCGAGTGGAAAAACTACCCTTGCACTCCACGCCATAGCAGAGGCCCAGAAGATGGGAGGAGTGGCTGCTTTCATAGACGCAGAACACGCACTGGACCCTGTTTACGCGAAAAACCTTGGAGTGGATCTGAAGAGTCTTCTCATCTCTCAGCCTGATCATGGAGAGCAAGCACTCGAAATAGTGGATGAACTCGTAAGAAGTGGTGTGGTTGACCTCATAGTTGTTGATTCCGTTGCGGCTCTCGTTCCCAGAGCGGAAATAGAAGGTGCCATGGGAGACATGCAGGTGGGTCTTCAGGCACGTCTCATGTCGCAGGCACTGAGAAAGATCGCGGGAAGTGTGAACAAATCAAAGGCGGTAGTGATATTCACGAACCAGATCAGAATGAAGATAGGTGTTATGTTTGGGAGCCCGGAAACCACAACCGGTGGACTCGCCTTGAAATTCTACGCAACCATGAGGATGGAAGTCAGGAGGGGTGAACCTATAAAGGAAGGAAAAGATGTGATAGGCAACGTGATAAGTGTAAAGATCGTGAAGAACAAGGTTGCTCCTCCGTTCAAAACCGCACAGACGTACATCATATACGGAAAAGGAATCGATAGAGAGTACGAGCTGTTCAATATCGCTGTAAATGAAGGGATAGTAGACAGAAAAGGTAGCTGGTATTACTACACCACTCTCAAAGGTGAGGAAGTTTCTCTTGGGCAGGGAAGCTCGAACGCCGTTCAGTTTCTCAAAGACAACCCTGAAATAGCAGGAGAGATCGAAAGGAGAATAAGAGAAAAATATGGATTACTATCAGTGGAGAAAGAAGAACAGAGGAAAGAAAAGAAATCTTCAGGCGAAGAAGCCTCTTAA
- the thpR gene encoding RNA 2',3'-cyclic phosphodiesterase, producing MRTFIAIDVNEEVKKQASEIIEKLMKRGFGATWVSEENMHLTLFFLGEVDEQKISEIAEHLCRRVRGFPSFSFTVKGFGYFKRKMSPRVFWLGVENTDRLMKLYEELRNELSHHGFSFEEKFVPHITIGRVKYYPDKWEKLIEDIDFPPIEVAVDRFKIYSSTLTPTGPIYKVLYECQFEGGLIRYA from the coding sequence ATGAGAACCTTCATTGCTATCGATGTCAACGAAGAAGTCAAGAAGCAAGCCTCTGAGATCATAGAAAAACTCATGAAAAGAGGCTTTGGTGCAACGTGGGTTTCTGAAGAAAACATGCACCTCACGCTTTTTTTCCTGGGAGAGGTTGACGAGCAGAAAATCTCCGAAATAGCCGAACACCTCTGTAGAAGAGTGAGAGGTTTTCCTTCTTTTTCGTTCACCGTGAAAGGTTTTGGGTACTTCAAGAGGAAGATGTCTCCGCGCGTCTTTTGGCTCGGAGTGGAGAACACCGATCGCTTGATGAAACTCTACGAAGAGCTCAGAAACGAGCTGTCTCACCACGGTTTCTCGTTTGAAGAGAAGTTCGTTCCTCACATTACAATTGGAAGGGTGAAGTACTACCCGGACAAGTGGGAAAAACTGATCGAAGATATCGATTTTCCGCCCATCGAAGTTGCGGTGGACAGATTCAAGATTTACTCGTCCACGTTAACACCGACAGGTCCCATCTACAAAGTTCTCTACGAATGTCAGTTTGAAGGAGGATTGATCAGGTATGCCTGA
- a CDS encoding CDP-alcohol phosphatidyltransferase family protein has translation MNLANFFSLLRAALVIPVVWFYMEGWISLSFLIFVFAAFTDYLDGFFARKKNQVTDFGKVFDQVSDKILVISTAVAMLDVLPLWYVLVVFARDTFVNGLRILAASRGNVVPARWIGKAKTVSQFVVLIAAYLFKMGFLSNALLMFFVVLSLTVTVISWITYTIDIARITKLEG, from the coding sequence ATGAATCTTGCGAACTTTTTTTCTTTGTTGAGAGCGGCGCTGGTAATTCCTGTTGTCTGGTTTTACATGGAAGGATGGATCTCTTTGTCGTTCCTGATTTTTGTATTTGCGGCTTTCACAGATTATCTCGATGGTTTTTTTGCGAGGAAGAAAAACCAGGTAACGGATTTTGGAAAGGTCTTCGATCAGGTTTCTGACAAGATTCTCGTGATATCCACGGCAGTGGCCATGTTGGATGTTCTTCCGTTGTGGTACGTTCTGGTTGTCTTTGCAAGAGACACCTTTGTAAACGGGCTCAGAATACTCGCAGCCAGCAGAGGAAACGTTGTGCCAGCGAGGTGGATAGGGAAGGCGAAGACTGTTTCTCAATTTGTGGTGTTGATCGCTGCGTATCTCTTCAAGATGGGCTTTTTGAGTAACGCACTTCTCATGTTTTTTGTGGTGCTCTCACTCACAGTAACGGTGATCTCCTGGATTACGTACACGATCGATATTGCAAGAATCACGAAATTGGAGGGATAG
- the rimO gene encoding 30S ribosomal protein S12 methylthiotransferase RimO — protein sequence MRVGIKVLGCPKNEADCEVLAGVLREGGHEIVFDVKDADVVVLDTCAFIEDAKRESIDEIFSFVDAKDQYGYKLVVKGCLVQRYYEELKKEIPEVDQWIGVADPEEIANAIENGTDLVPDQPETVYRYRKRIDLEERPYAYVKISDGCDRGCTFCSIPSFKGSLRSRSIEDITREVEDLLKEGKKEIILVAQDTTSYGIDLYRKQALPDLLRRLNSLNGEFWIRVMYLHPDHLTEEIISAMLELDKVVKYFDVPVQHGSDKILKLMGRTKSSEELKKMLSSIRERFPDAVLRTSIIVGFPGETEEDFEELKQFVEEIQFDKLGAFVYSDEEGTVAFNLKEKVDPEMAKRRQEELLLLQAEISNSRLDRFVGKKLKFLVEGKEGKFLVGRTWTEAPEVDGVVFVRGKGKIGDFLEVVIKEHDEYDMWGSVI from the coding sequence GTGAGGGTTGGTATAAAGGTTCTAGGATGTCCGAAAAACGAAGCGGATTGCGAAGTCCTGGCAGGTGTGTTGAGAGAAGGAGGTCACGAGATAGTTTTCGATGTGAAGGATGCGGATGTGGTTGTGTTGGACACCTGTGCTTTCATAGAGGACGCGAAAAGAGAATCAATAGATGAAATCTTCTCTTTTGTAGATGCAAAGGATCAGTATGGTTACAAATTGGTTGTGAAAGGTTGTCTTGTTCAGCGTTATTACGAAGAGCTGAAGAAAGAAATTCCCGAGGTGGATCAGTGGATAGGTGTTGCAGATCCTGAAGAGATAGCGAATGCCATTGAAAATGGTACAGATCTTGTTCCAGATCAACCAGAGACCGTGTACAGATACAGAAAAAGAATCGATCTGGAGGAGAGACCCTACGCTTACGTGAAGATATCCGACGGGTGTGACAGAGGATGCACTTTCTGTTCCATACCTTCGTTCAAAGGAAGTCTGAGAAGCAGGAGCATAGAAGACATAACGCGAGAGGTGGAAGACCTTTTGAAAGAAGGAAAGAAAGAAATAATCCTCGTCGCTCAGGACACGACGTCCTACGGGATCGATCTCTATAGAAAGCAAGCGCTGCCTGATCTTTTGAGGAGACTGAACAGTCTAAACGGAGAGTTCTGGATCAGGGTTATGTACCTTCATCCGGATCATCTGACAGAGGAAATAATAAGCGCAATGCTGGAACTGGATAAGGTTGTGAAGTATTTCGATGTTCCGGTGCAGCATGGAAGCGATAAAATATTGAAACTAATGGGACGAACGAAGAGTTCAGAAGAGTTGAAAAAAATGCTTTCGAGCATCAGAGAGAGGTTCCCGGACGCGGTTCTTAGAACGAGTATAATCGTGGGATTTCCGGGAGAAACTGAAGAAGACTTCGAAGAACTCAAGCAATTTGTGGAAGAAATTCAGTTTGACAAACTCGGAGCTTTCGTTTATTCGGATGAGGAGGGAACGGTTGCTTTCAACCTCAAAGAGAAAGTTGACCCGGAAATGGCGAAAAGAAGACAGGAAGAACTGCTCCTTCTCCAGGCGGAGATCTCAAACAGCAGGCTTGATAGATTCGTTGGAAAAAAATTGAAGTTCCTGGTTGAGGGAAAAGAAGGGAAGTTTCTTGTGGGAAGGACCTGGACGGAAGCACCTGAAGTGGACGGAGTGGTTTTTGTAAGAGGGAAAGGGAAGATAGGAGACTTTCTTGAAGTGGTGATAAAAGAGCACGACGAGTACGACATGTGGGGGTCAGTGATATGA
- a CDS encoding DUF4416 family protein, with the protein MGEVKVPDMVNLVMFIFASHIDYWFNEVRPVLEGRFGPMDYISDVLDFEKYTLYYSEEMGQGLKGRLVSFERLVHPFQLADIKRETNEIEKMFSIEGKRKVNMDPGYIHHTQFVLASTKHWGNRIYIGKGIYAEVTLVYVRGEFRHMEFTYPNYREEEYKKHLEKIRELYLKKRRKMMK; encoded by the coding sequence ATGGGAGAAGTGAAGGTACCTGACATGGTGAATCTTGTGATGTTCATATTCGCATCGCACATAGATTACTGGTTCAACGAAGTGAGGCCCGTTCTCGAAGGACGTTTTGGGCCCATGGATTACATTTCGGATGTTCTCGATTTCGAGAAGTACACTCTTTACTATTCGGAAGAAATGGGACAGGGTTTGAAGGGAAGACTTGTGAGTTTTGAAAGACTCGTCCATCCTTTCCAGCTGGCGGATATAAAGCGCGAAACCAACGAGATAGAAAAGATGTTCTCGATCGAAGGAAAGAGAAAAGTCAACATGGATCCAGGATACATTCATCACACTCAGTTCGTTCTCGCTTCCACCAAACACTGGGGGAACCGCATCTACATAGGCAAAGGAATCTACGCTGAGGTGACGCTGGTTTACGTGCGGGGAGAATTCAGACACATGGAGTTCACCTATCCAAATTACAGAGAAGAAGAGTACAAAAAGCATCTTGAAAAGATCAGGGAGCTGTACCTCAAAAAGAGGAGGAAAATGATGAAGTGA
- a CDS encoding helix-turn-helix domain-containing protein, protein MSEKWKELGETFRKKREERRITLLDASLFTNINPSKLKRIEEGDLKGLDAEVYIKSYIKRYSEFLELSPDEMLKLYEEGKEEVAEEVEEKKPRKKKEKEKTRDLVMFFFLIAGLVFLLFSAVENLKLRQTPPAYLVAPEETIVNGKSVSGEIPLQEGEYIVESRSDVVLKTASEEWTVKIRKFEVSVSWEK, encoded by the coding sequence TTGAGCGAAAAATGGAAGGAACTCGGTGAGACTTTCAGAAAAAAGAGGGAGGAAAGAAGAATAACCCTTCTCGACGCTTCTCTGTTCACGAACATAAATCCATCGAAATTGAAGCGGATCGAGGAAGGCGATCTGAAGGGACTTGACGCAGAAGTCTATATAAAAAGTTACATAAAACGATACTCGGAGTTTCTCGAACTCTCCCCAGATGAGATGCTCAAACTGTACGAAGAAGGCAAGGAAGAAGTAGCTGAAGAAGTTGAAGAGAAGAAGCCGAGAAAAAAGAAGGAGAAAGAGAAAACAAGGGACCTGGTGATGTTCTTTTTTCTGATAGCAGGACTGGTTTTTCTTCTGTTTTCAGCGGTGGAGAATTTGAAGCTGCGGCAGACACCACCTGCTTACCTTGTTGCACCAGAGGAAACGATCGTGAACGGTAAAAGTGTGAGTGGAGAGATTCCTCTTCAAGAAGGAGAGTATATTGTCGAATCCAGAAGCGACGTGGTTCTAAAAACGGCTTCCGAGGAGTGGACAGTGAAGATCAGGAAGTTCGAGGTGAGTGTTTCATGGGAGAAGTGA
- the nfi gene encoding endonuclease V has protein sequence MDYRQLHRWDLPPEEAIKVQNELRKKIKLTPYEGEPEYVAGVDLSFPGKEEGLAVIVVLEYPSFKILEVVSERGEITFPYIPGLLAFREGPLFLKAWEKLRTKPDVVVFDGQGLAHPRKLGIASHMGLFIEIPTIGVAKSRLYGTFKMPEDKRCSWSYLYDGEEIIGCVIRTKEGSAPIFVSPGHLMDVESSKRLIKAFTLPGRRIPEPTRLAHIYTQRLKKGLF, from the coding sequence ATGGATTACAGGCAGCTTCACAGATGGGATCTTCCTCCGGAGGAAGCGATAAAAGTGCAGAACGAACTCAGAAAGAAGATAAAACTCACTCCATACGAAGGAGAGCCCGAGTACGTGGCGGGAGTGGACCTTTCGTTTCCGGGAAAAGAAGAAGGGCTCGCGGTGATAGTGGTACTCGAATATCCTTCTTTCAAAATATTAGAGGTCGTTTCTGAAAGGGGAGAGATAACTTTTCCCTACATTCCGGGGCTCCTTGCTTTCAGAGAAGGACCTCTGTTCTTGAAGGCCTGGGAAAAGCTGAGAACGAAACCCGATGTTGTGGTCTTCGATGGTCAGGGACTGGCACATCCCAGAAAACTTGGGATAGCCTCCCACATGGGACTCTTCATAGAGATCCCGACCATTGGTGTGGCAAAATCCAGACTGTATGGAACGTTCAAAATGCCTGAAGATAAAAGGTGTTCCTGGAGTTATCTCTACGACGGCGAGGAGATAATAGGCTGTGTGATCAGAACAAAGGAAGGAAGTGCTCCTATCTTCGTGTCTCCGGGCCATCTCATGGACGTTGAAAGTTCGAAAAGACTGATCAAGGCTTTTACCTTACCCGGAAGAAGGATACCGGAACCCACCAGACTGGCACACATCTACACACAACGGCTCAAAAAAGGCCTTTTCTGA
- a CDS encoding LCP family protein — MIEYSQGDIVLKKIFLSLSISLAFFLIISSFFLLDKMVSYLFKGEVKNPYVFLVLGKDKEIEHTVRTDVIVVGVLDWKKGNLSFVSIPRDLMIEGKKINAIYNTYGMEKLFQIIESLLGQKPDSYVIFNYEAFKILVDELGPIEVIPNEVMFYEDLSQNLVIDFKPGVPYKLNGEQLLAYIRYRKDSMGDLARIERQKDVLKKLLSKALSRNPLEISVLYKKISPYIETDIGLPEILTLFSKLKNSVRVSFSTLPYNVDSDGSIFVDEKRLVSFKENLIGSSVQEKYRVNFLVVNTSSLVSRVFEANLRGVWKDRVGFEPDRVVWEDVGISQKFEGDHVFIGEPEKEDYILEILRKAHPSRHFTVHRFDRPEDYTMYYTILESLAKNRIYPDFPVSALILIDDFRE, encoded by the coding sequence GTGATAGAATACAGTCAGGGTGATATCGTGTTGAAGAAAATCTTTCTGTCACTTTCAATTAGTTTAGCCTTCTTTTTAATTATATCATCCTTCTTTTTACTGGATAAGATGGTATCTTATCTCTTCAAGGGTGAGGTGAAAAACCCTTACGTGTTTCTCGTTCTGGGAAAAGATAAAGAGATCGAACACACCGTTCGAACCGATGTGATAGTTGTTGGTGTGCTGGACTGGAAAAAAGGAAATCTCTCTTTTGTATCGATACCCAGGGATTTGATGATAGAGGGAAAAAAGATCAACGCGATTTACAACACTTATGGAATGGAAAAACTATTTCAGATCATCGAATCACTTCTGGGACAGAAGCCGGATTCTTACGTGATATTCAACTACGAGGCTTTCAAAATACTCGTGGATGAACTGGGACCAATAGAGGTGATACCGAACGAGGTCATGTTTTATGAAGATCTGTCGCAGAATCTCGTCATAGATTTCAAACCTGGGGTTCCTTACAAATTGAATGGAGAACAGCTTCTTGCGTACATAAGATACAGAAAAGACTCCATGGGGGATCTTGCCCGAATAGAAAGACAGAAGGATGTACTGAAGAAACTCCTCAGCAAGGCCCTTTCAAGAAATCCTCTCGAAATTTCCGTACTTTACAAAAAGATAAGTCCTTACATCGAAACGGATATCGGTCTTCCAGAGATTCTAACACTCTTTTCTAAATTGAAAAACAGTGTTAGGGTGAGTTTTTCGACCCTTCCGTACAATGTGGATAGCGACGGAAGCATCTTTGTGGATGAAAAAAGACTCGTTTCTTTCAAAGAGAATCTCATTGGAAGCAGTGTTCAGGAAAAATACCGCGTGAACTTCCTCGTTGTGAACACCTCATCGCTTGTTTCGAGGGTATTCGAAGCCAACCTGAGGGGAGTGTGGAAAGACAGGGTTGGATTCGAACCGGACCGTGTTGTCTGGGAAGACGTGGGAATATCGCAGAAATTCGAGGGAGACCATGTCTTCATAGGGGAACCGGAAAAGGAGGACTATATCCTGGAAATTCTGAGGAAAGCGCATCCTTCCAGGCATTTTACGGTGCACAGGTTCGACAGACCGGAAGATTACACGATGTACTACACGATACTGGAAAGCCTCGCAAAGAACAGAATATATCCCGATTTTCCAGTATCTGCTTTGATTCTGATAGACGATTTCAGGGAGTGA
- a CDS encoding L-lactate dehydrogenase, which produces MKIGIVGLGRVGSSTAFALLMKGFAREMVLIDVDKKRAEGDALDLIHGTPFTRRANIYAGDYADLKGSDVVIVAAGVPQKPGETRLQLLGRNARVMKEIARNVSKYAPDSIVIVVTNPVDVLTYFFLKESGMDPRKVFGSGTVLDTARLRTLIAQHCGFSPRSVHVYVIGEHGDSEVPVWSGAMIGGIPLQNMCQICQKCDSKILENFAEKTKRAAYEIIERKGATHYAIALAVADIVESIFFDEKRVLTLSVYLEDYLGVKDLCISVPVTLGKHGVERILELNLNEEELEAFRKSASILKNAINEITAEENKHQNTSG; this is translated from the coding sequence ATGAAAATAGGTATCGTAGGACTCGGAAGGGTTGGTTCCAGCACGGCTTTTGCACTCCTGATGAAAGGTTTTGCGAGGGAAATGGTTCTGATAGACGTCGATAAGAAAAGAGCAGAAGGAGACGCTCTCGATCTCATTCACGGAACACCTTTCACGAGAAGAGCGAACATCTACGCTGGAGACTATGCGGATCTGAAAGGATCAGATGTGGTGATCGTCGCTGCGGGAGTACCTCAGAAACCAGGAGAGACGAGGCTTCAGCTTCTTGGGAGAAATGCAAGAGTGATGAAAGAAATAGCGCGAAACGTCTCCAAATACGCTCCTGATTCGATTGTCATCGTGGTCACGAATCCCGTCGATGTCCTCACGTATTTCTTCCTCAAAGAGTCCGGAATGGATCCCAGGAAGGTGTTCGGTTCCGGAACGGTTCTCGACACAGCAAGGCTCAGAACTTTGATAGCGCAACACTGCGGCTTTTCTCCAAGAAGTGTGCACGTGTACGTGATAGGAGAACATGGAGATTCAGAGGTTCCTGTGTGGAGCGGTGCCATGATAGGAGGTATCCCCCTACAGAACATGTGTCAGATTTGTCAGAAGTGCGATTCGAAGATACTGGAAAACTTCGCTGAAAAAACCAAAAGAGCCGCGTACGAGATCATAGAGAGAAAGGGAGCCACCCATTACGCCATAGCTCTCGCCGTGGCCGACATAGTGGAGAGCATCTTCTTCGACGAAAAGAGAGTGCTTACGCTTTCCGTTTATCTCGAAGATTACCTCGGTGTAAAAGATCTCTGTATCAGTGTTCCTGTTACCCTTGGAAAGCACGGAGTGGAAAGAATCCTCGAACTGAACCTGAACGAAGAAGAACTGGAAGCCTTCAGAAAGTCAGCTTCCATATTGAAAAACGCCATCAACGAAATAACGGCCGAAGAGAACAAGCACCAGAACACCAGCGGTTAA
- the ecfT gene encoding energy-coupling factor transporter transmembrane protein EcfT, whose translation MRLPTVLIGRYIPVDSIVHRLDPRAKLLGMIFLISAVLIVPNLLFYLVPGLAIFLLMFLSRTGFKIYLAGLRSLWFFLVFAVLVQFFSSSEGEKIFWMITDRAIWSAVYIMLRLVLIILLAENFSATTPPLLSARAIESIFSTFGARKIGHEIGMVMTIAMRFVPVLALEADRILKAQIARGANFERGKFFDRIRALVVIIVPLLISALRKAEELAVAMEARLYTGEPPKTRFKDIKWKPMDTLYVLLTAGVLVLVLFGRYFVDGVFQYGS comes from the coding sequence ATGAGACTGCCGACGGTTCTGATAGGAAGATATATTCCGGTTGATTCGATTGTTCACAGACTCGATCCAAGAGCGAAACTCCTGGGTATGATCTTTCTCATTTCCGCTGTGCTGATCGTACCCAATCTTTTGTTTTACCTCGTACCGGGTTTGGCTATCTTTCTTTTGATGTTTCTGAGCAGAACAGGATTCAAGATTTACCTTGCGGGACTCAGGAGTCTCTGGTTCTTCCTTGTGTTTGCGGTTCTGGTTCAGTTCTTTTCCTCATCAGAGGGTGAAAAGATCTTCTGGATGATCACCGACAGAGCCATATGGTCTGCCGTTTACATTATGCTCAGACTGGTGCTCATAATCCTCCTTGCTGAGAATTTCTCTGCCACCACTCCGCCCTTGCTTTCTGCCAGGGCTATAGAGAGTATCTTCTCGACGTTCGGTGCCAGAAAAATCGGCCATGAGATAGGAATGGTGATGACCATTGCGATGAGGTTCGTTCCTGTTTTGGCGCTCGAGGCGGATAGGATCTTGAAGGCCCAGATTGCCAGGGGGGCAAACTTCGAAAGGGGAAAGTTTTTCGACAGAATAAGAGCGCTTGTGGTGATAATAGTGCCCCTTCTCATATCGGCCCTCAGAAAAGCAGAAGAACTGGCTGTGGCCATGGAGGCTCGTCTCTACACGGGCGAGCCTCCAAAAACACGGTTCAAAGACATAAAGTGGAAACCGATGGACACACTCTACGTCCTATTAACCGCTGGTGTTCTGGTGCTTGTTCTCTTCGGCCGTTATTTCGTTGATGGCGTTTTTCAATATGGAAGCTGA